In Urechidicola croceus, a single window of DNA contains:
- a CDS encoding SDR family NAD(P)-dependent oxidoreductase, with amino-acid sequence MKNIVVTGASRGIGFELIQLYAKRNYNVLAISRNINPIQKLNIKNITALSIDISEEKEIQKVLNFVKTNWKKVDILINNAGKLVNKPFYKTSTEEFMDVYKVNVFAVAEITRVLIPFFTKGSHIVTISSMGGIQGSVKFPGLSAYSSSKGAVITLSELLAEEYKNSGVSFNVLAIGAVQTEMLSEAFPDYKAPLSAIEMAQYILNFSLTGNQFYNGKVLQVSSTTP; translated from the coding sequence ATGAAAAATATTGTTGTTACTGGAGCAAGTAGAGGGATTGGTTTTGAATTAATTCAGTTATATGCTAAAAGAAATTATAATGTATTGGCTATCTCAAGAAATATAAATCCAATTCAGAAACTAAACATTAAAAATATTACCGCCTTATCAATTGATATTTCTGAAGAAAAGGAGATTCAGAAAGTGTTAAATTTTGTAAAAACAAATTGGAAAAAAGTTGATATTTTAATTAATAATGCAGGAAAATTGGTCAACAAACCCTTTTACAAAACTTCTACTGAAGAATTTATGGATGTGTACAAAGTGAATGTTTTTGCAGTTGCAGAAATCACAAGAGTCCTCATTCCTTTTTTCACAAAGGGAAGTCATATTGTTACTATCAGTAGTATGGGTGGAATTCAAGGAAGTGTAAAGTTCCCTGGATTATCGGCATATAGTTCATCAAAAGGAGCGGTAATTACTCTCTCAGAACTTCTTGCAGAAGAATATAAAAATAGCGGTGTTTCTTTTAATGTACTTGCTATTGGGGCTGTTCAAACTGAAATGCTATCTGAGGCTTTCCCAGACTACAAAGCGCCTTTGTCTGCTATCGAAATGGCACAATATATTTTAAACTTTTCACTGACTGGTAATCAATTTTATAATGGTAAAGTTTTACAAGTTTCATCTACTACACCATAA
- a CDS encoding TonB-dependent receptor domain-containing protein: MKQLSTLIILLFFSINSFAQEIQGKVIESENSIELSNVQIFNSENIEITTTNNNGIFILPTPGSYTFKKEGFQNKTIDLKSSKFVIIELNVLPENLNEIQITASNLNSQIKSLPTAISVISTKEIENSDNVNMTSILNTVPGVVVHNGTLTTNKINIRGIGSRNLYGTSKLRAYYQDIPLTNGSGESTIEDIEITSIGRIEILKGPSSSIYGAGLGGTIQLIPNKGLYNENSIRGGYIFGSYGLQKYLAQVNLGNDSNSANIIYTNTQKDGYRDNNQLDKQSFSVATNHFIGESDKLTFIGNYIDLKAFIPSSINEETYLNEPTSADFRWGQAKGYEDYTKGLFGISWQHDYNSKTTQYTSVFTSFFDSYEAKTFEIEGIKNNSIGLRTRFVSNSTLFNKPLEWTIGGELFNDNNKTKVYENLFDDTTNGSVEGSLTERYEENRRYFNVFIDSKLELTSKTNFTFGVNLNKTSYDLDDQINSDSSGITGDYSFDAIFSPKFGLTHQINDNIMIYETASHGFSPPTLEETLQPDGQINPDIKPESGWNFEIGSRGKLFNKKLNYDIALYKMDVKNLLVPRRTGDEEFVGINAGKTEYTGLEFGVGYNVLKTEKLTIYHSNALNFTDFKFKDFVDEDSDEDYSGNRLTGVPKFTFNSQLNFDSKCGIYAFINYNYTDKIPMRDDNSIYSDSYKLVNTRIGYKSNFSKKYELNLFLGINNVFDEQYASMLLINAPSFGGRAPRYYYPGEPTNYYSGFNLKYIF; the protein is encoded by the coding sequence ATGAAACAACTATCAACCCTAATTATTCTATTATTTTTTTCTATTAATTCATTTGCCCAAGAAATTCAAGGTAAAGTCATAGAATCAGAAAATTCAATTGAACTAAGTAACGTGCAAATTTTCAATTCTGAAAACATAGAAATAACAACAACAAACAATAATGGGATTTTTATTTTGCCAACACCAGGTTCTTATACTTTTAAAAAAGAAGGTTTTCAAAATAAAACTATTGATTTAAAAAGTTCAAAATTTGTCATTATAGAATTAAACGTTTTACCTGAAAACTTAAATGAAATACAAATTACAGCCAGTAATTTAAATAGCCAAATAAAATCATTACCAACTGCAATTTCAGTAATTTCCACCAAAGAAATAGAGAATAGTGATAATGTCAACATGACTTCAATTCTCAATACAGTACCAGGAGTTGTTGTTCATAATGGTACTCTAACTACTAACAAGATAAATATAAGAGGTATTGGCTCAAGAAATTTATATGGAACTAGTAAATTAAGAGCCTATTACCAAGACATTCCATTAACCAATGGTTCAGGTGAATCAACAATAGAAGATATTGAAATAACTTCAATAGGTCGAATAGAAATATTAAAAGGACCTTCATCAAGCATATATGGTGCAGGACTTGGAGGTACAATTCAATTAATTCCAAATAAAGGTTTATATAATGAAAATTCAATAAGAGGCGGTTATATTTTTGGCTCTTATGGGCTACAAAAATATCTTGCTCAAGTCAATTTAGGAAACGATTCAAATTCAGCAAATATTATTTATACAAATACTCAAAAAGATGGTTATCGTGATAATAATCAACTTGACAAACAATCTTTTTCAGTGGCTACAAATCATTTTATTGGAGAATCTGACAAACTTACTTTTATTGGAAATTATATTGATTTAAAGGCTTTTATACCTAGTTCAATAAATGAAGAAACTTACTTAAATGAGCCTACTTCTGCAGATTTTAGATGGGGTCAAGCGAAAGGATACGAAGATTATACTAAAGGTTTATTTGGTATTTCATGGCAACATGATTATAATTCTAAAACCACTCAATATACAAGTGTTTTTACTTCATTTTTTGATTCGTACGAAGCTAAAACATTTGAAATAGAAGGGATTAAAAATAACTCTATAGGATTGAGAACTAGATTCGTTTCTAACTCAACGCTTTTCAACAAGCCATTAGAATGGACAATTGGTGGAGAACTTTTTAATGACAATAACAAGACCAAAGTATATGAAAACCTATTTGATGATACTACTAACGGAAGTGTAGAAGGAAGTTTAACCGAAAGATATGAAGAAAACAGACGTTATTTCAATGTGTTTATTGATTCAAAATTAGAACTTACAAGTAAAACTAATTTCACTTTTGGAGTAAACTTAAATAAAACTTCTTATGATTTAGATGATCAGATTAATAGTGATAGTAGTGGTATTACTGGAGATTACAGTTTTGACGCGATTTTTTCTCCAAAATTTGGTTTAACTCATCAAATCAATGACAATATTATGATTTACGAAACCGCAAGTCATGGTTTTTCACCTCCTACGCTAGAAGAAACTTTACAACCTGATGGTCAAATCAATCCTGATATTAAACCAGAAAGTGGTTGGAATTTTGAGATTGGAAGTAGAGGAAAACTATTTAATAAAAAGTTAAATTACGATATTGCCTTATACAAAATGGATGTGAAAAATCTATTAGTTCCAAGAAGAACTGGAGATGAGGAATTTGTTGGTATTAATGCAGGAAAAACAGAATATACTGGTTTAGAATTTGGTGTTGGTTATAATGTTCTAAAAACAGAAAAGTTGACTATTTACCACTCAAATGCATTAAACTTTACCGATTTTAAATTTAAAGATTTTGTAGATGAAGATAGTGATGAAGACTATTCTGGTAATAGATTAACTGGTGTTCCAAAATTTACATTTAATTCTCAATTAAACTTTGATTCAAAATGTGGTATATATGCATTTATCAATTACAATTACACTGATAAAATTCCGATGCGAGACGATAACTCAATTTATTCAGACTCTTATAAGTTAGTTAATACAAGAATTGGTTACAAATCAAATTTTAGCAAAAAATACGAACTTAATTTATTTCTTGGCATCAACAATGTTTTTGATGAACAATACGCTTCTATGCTTTTAATAAATGCACCAAGTTTTGGAGGAAGAGCACCTAGATATTATTACCCTGGAGAACCTACAAACTATTACTCTGGTTTCAATTTAAAATATATATTCTAA
- a CDS encoding glutaminyl-peptide cyclotransferase — translation MSFKQILPFLLIVTIITSCKTEYNFSLKTPKKLNINNKLNITFNDKNKNSIDSVQFSIDNNIIKTGTNLTTKIDISDYKLGRHTVNAVVFYEGKTKKVTNTIYFLADEEPVVYDYKVINTFPHDKNAYTQGLEIHNGFLYESTGHRGKSTLRKVELTTGKVLKQINLDNQYFGEGITKFGDEIFMLTWQKGVGFIYDFNSFEQKNTFKYKNSIEGWGLTNNGEKLIKTDGTERIWFLNPSNQAEESYIEAYTNKRKVEKLNELEYIDGKIYANIYQQNSILIVDSNSGKIEGVANLNGLRDMVEQHPQLDVLNGIAYDKETKKLYVTGKNWSKLFEIELIKRN, via the coding sequence ATGTCTTTTAAACAAATTTTACCATTTCTATTAATTGTGACTATCATTACCTCTTGTAAAACTGAATATAATTTTAGTCTAAAAACACCTAAAAAACTGAATATCAACAATAAATTAAATATTACATTTAATGATAAAAATAAAAACTCTATTGATTCTGTTCAATTTTCAATAGATAATAATATCATTAAAACTGGAACAAACCTTACAACTAAGATTGATATTTCAGACTACAAACTGGGAAGACATACTGTAAATGCAGTTGTTTTTTATGAGGGTAAAACAAAAAAAGTAACCAATACTATCTATTTTCTTGCAGATGAAGAGCCTGTTGTCTACGACTATAAGGTTATAAATACATTTCCTCATGATAAAAATGCATACACTCAAGGTTTAGAAATTCATAACGGATTTTTATATGAAAGTACAGGGCATAGAGGTAAATCTACATTGAGAAAAGTAGAGTTAACAACTGGTAAAGTTTTAAAACAAATTAATCTTGATAATCAATATTTTGGTGAAGGAATTACAAAATTTGGTGATGAAATCTTTATGCTTACTTGGCAAAAAGGAGTTGGATTTATTTACGATTTTAATTCATTTGAACAAAAAAACACTTTCAAATATAAAAACAGTATTGAAGGATGGGGTCTTACTAATAATGGAGAAAAATTAATTAAAACTGATGGAACAGAAAGAATATGGTTTTTAAACCCAAGTAATCAAGCAGAAGAAAGTTATATTGAAGCATATACCAACAAACGAAAGGTTGAAAAGTTGAACGAATTAGAATATATAGATGGAAAAATTTATGCCAATATATACCAGCAAAACTCTATTTTAATCGTTGATTCCAACTCCGGAAAAATTGAAGGTGTAGCCAACTTAAATGGGCTCCGTGATATGGTTGAACAACATCCTCAATTAGACGTACTCAATGGTATTGCTTATGATAAAGAAACCAAAAAGTTATATGTAACTGGAAAAAATTGGAGTAAATTATTTGAAATAGAATTGATAAAAAGAAATTAA
- a CDS encoding DUF389 domain-containing protein, producing METNFSNQTPERNTNPSDLKNIWENFIQFLKELLDIKKDTDKSGTIQDIKDNISMKGATAWVLIFSILIASIGLNVSSTAVVIGAMLISPLMGPILGIGLSIGINDIDTLKRSFVNLGVMIGLSLITSFAFFSLPIFQDLTPEIKARTAPDVRDVFIAIAGGLALIVALTRRNKQTNTIAGVAIATALMPPLCTAGYGLAVWNLKFFWGAMFLFTINTIFIALATFLIVKFLRFPMVKYINSINRKRVAQLASFVALIIFAFSVYQFYNLFQQDKFKKNAHNFINEMKADGISIIDEDDENISFQDNSIKLVLYGKKLSEVEISQWTTKLKKYGLDGTSLNIQQGADDSDLRAQVQNLSDLYARNQQIIISRDDAIRLSDEKIKVLEKELNKLYKVPFSQISTEAKINYEGLKSLSYANLITTNFQSTDTTTVFTTSWYDSIPNIDQRETKLKLWLKSRLKLDTITVIRN from the coding sequence ATGGAAACAAATTTCAGCAATCAAACGCCAGAGAGAAATACTAACCCTAGTGATTTAAAGAATATCTGGGAAAACTTCATTCAATTTTTAAAAGAGTTATTAGATATCAAGAAGGATACCGATAAAAGCGGGACAATTCAAGACATCAAAGATAACATCTCTATGAAAGGTGCAACGGCCTGGGTATTAATATTTTCAATACTCATTGCATCTATTGGTTTAAATGTTAGTTCAACAGCTGTTGTAATTGGAGCCATGTTAATTTCTCCATTGATGGGTCCAATATTAGGAATTGGATTGTCAATTGGTATAAATGATATTGATACCTTAAAAAGATCATTTGTCAATTTAGGAGTAATGATTGGTTTAAGCCTTATTACTTCTTTCGCTTTCTTTAGTTTACCAATATTCCAAGATTTAACTCCAGAAATTAAAGCAAGAACTGCACCTGATGTTAGAGATGTTTTTATAGCTATTGCCGGTGGATTAGCATTGATAGTCGCCCTTACAAGAAGAAACAAACAAACTAATACTATTGCGGGTGTTGCAATTGCGACAGCATTAATGCCTCCATTATGTACTGCAGGTTATGGATTGGCAGTTTGGAACCTTAAATTCTTTTGGGGTGCTATGTTTTTATTTACAATCAATACTATTTTTATTGCTTTAGCAACTTTTCTGATTGTAAAGTTTTTACGTTTTCCAATGGTAAAATATATCAATTCTATTAACAGAAAGAGAGTTGCACAATTAGCTTCATTCGTAGCTTTAATTATTTTTGCTTTTAGCGTTTATCAATTCTACAATCTTTTCCAACAAGATAAATTCAAAAAGAATGCTCATAATTTTATAAATGAAATGAAAGCTGATGGAATAAGTATTATTGATGAAGACGATGAAAATATAAGCTTTCAAGACAATAGTATAAAATTAGTTTTGTATGGAAAAAAATTGAGTGAAGTTGAAATTAGTCAATGGACAACAAAATTAAAAAAATACGGATTAGATGGTACTAGTTTAAATATTCAACAAGGCGCAGATGATTCAGATTTACGTGCTCAAGTTCAAAATTTGAGTGATTTATACGCTAGAAATCAACAAATCATTATTTCAAGAGATGACGCAATAAGATTGAGTGATGAAAAAATAAAAGTACTTGAAAAAGAGTTAAACAAATTATATAAAGTTCCTTTTTCTCAAATTAGTACAGAAGCTAAAATCAATTATGAAGGATTGAAATCATTAAGTTATGCTAATTTGATAACTACCAATTTTCAATCTACTGATACTACTACTGTGTTTACGACTAGTTGGTATGATAGTATTCCTAATATTGATCAAAGAGAAACTAAATTAAAATTGTGGCTAAAATCAAGACTTAAACTAGACACAATAACTGTAATCAGAAATTAA
- a CDS encoding PQQ-dependent sugar dehydrogenase translates to MRKLTYVLFTIVFVLSSCKKNTSEKVVTNIESNDDFSFKVETIVDGLEVPWGMAFLPDGSILITEQKGELIHFKNGIKTLVENVPEVYFEGQGGLLDIELDPNYTENGWIYISYSGNINDEGANTVIMRGKLKDNKLIDQETLYTATPNYKRGVHFGSRIQFDNNKYLFFSIGDRFNRDINPQDITRDCGKIYRINSDGTIPENNPFYNTEGAKKAIFSYGHRNPQGMTLHPKTGEIWTHEHGPRGGDEINIIKSGKNYGWPKVTYGINYSGTEITKDTILPGMEQPIHYWVPSIAPSGMTFITSDKYPAWKGNLMVGSIKFQYLNRCVIENNKVIKEEKLLEGLGRLRTVKQAPDGYIYCAIEDLGIVRLIPN, encoded by the coding sequence ATGAGAAAACTAACTTATGTTCTTTTTACAATAGTATTTGTACTAAGTTCATGCAAAAAAAACACTTCTGAAAAAGTTGTGACAAATATTGAATCGAACGATGATTTTAGTTTCAAAGTTGAAACTATTGTTGATGGTTTAGAAGTACCTTGGGGTATGGCATTCTTGCCAGATGGATCAATCTTAATAACAGAACAAAAAGGAGAATTAATTCATTTTAAAAATGGAATAAAAACTTTAGTTGAAAATGTTCCTGAAGTATATTTTGAAGGACAAGGTGGATTACTTGATATTGAATTGGATCCAAATTATACTGAAAATGGTTGGATTTATATTTCATATTCTGGAAATATAAATGATGAAGGAGCCAATACTGTAATAATGAGAGGAAAATTAAAAGATAATAAACTTATCGATCAAGAAACACTCTACACTGCAACTCCAAATTACAAAAGAGGAGTTCATTTTGGATCTAGAATTCAATTTGATAATAATAAGTACTTATTCTTCTCAATTGGTGATCGTTTTAATAGAGATATCAATCCTCAAGATATTACGAGAGATTGTGGTAAAATCTATAGGATTAATTCTGATGGAACAATTCCAGAGAATAATCCATTTTACAATACTGAAGGAGCAAAAAAAGCCATCTTTTCTTATGGGCATAGAAATCCACAAGGAATGACTTTACATCCTAAAACTGGAGAAATTTGGACACATGAACACGGTCCAAGAGGTGGAGATGAAATTAATATTATTAAAAGTGGTAAAAACTATGGTTGGCCAAAAGTAACATACGGAATAAATTATAGTGGAACTGAAATTACTAAGGATACTATACTTCCAGGAATGGAACAACCTATTCATTATTGGGTGCCATCAATTGCTCCAAGCGGAATGACTTTCATTACGAGTGATAAGTATCCTGCTTGGAAAGGTAATCTTATGGTTGGTTCAATAAAATTTCAATATTTAAACAGATGTGTTATTGAAAATAACAAGGTTATTAAGGAAGAAAAACTTTTAGAAGGACTTGGAAGATTAAGAACAGTAAAACAAGCCCCAGATGGCTATATTTATTGTGCAATAGAAGATTTAGGTATTGTACGCCTAATTCCAAATTAA
- a CDS encoding metal-dependent hydrolase family protein, translating to MKKSIIFIAFVFISISIFSQKTYLHCGKLIDTHSGKILNDRTVIVEKTKIVDIQKGFIFSDDVNDVIIDLKAKTVMPGLIDMHVHLEMEFGPTIYLDEFTDNDADIAYNSVKYAEQTLMAGFTTVRDLGGSGVNVSLRNAVNSGKIVGPRILTAEKSLATTGGHADPTNGYRKDFLGDPGPKEGVVNSVEDAKKAVRQRYKNGADLIKITATGGVLSVAKSGQNPQFTVEEIKAITETANDYGMHVAAHAHGDEGMRRAILGGVKTIEHGTLMSDETMELMKKYDVYYVPTITAGKEVSDKAKINGFYPEIIVPKALEIGPKIQTTFGKAYKKGVGIAFGTDAGVFEHGKNGKEFGYMVEVGMPAIETIKSATTTNAMILKMSNEIGIIEIGKLADIIAVDDNPTENIHTMENVIFVMKDGKVYKQ from the coding sequence ATGAAAAAGTCAATCATTTTTATCGCTTTTGTATTTATTTCAATATCAATTTTTTCTCAAAAAACATATTTACATTGTGGTAAGTTGATTGATACGCATTCAGGAAAAATTCTTAATGACAGAACAGTAATAGTTGAAAAAACAAAAATTGTTGATATTCAAAAAGGATTTATTTTTTCTGATGATGTGAATGATGTTATAATTGATTTGAAGGCAAAAACGGTGATGCCAGGACTTATAGATATGCATGTTCATTTGGAGATGGAGTTTGGTCCAACAATATATCTTGACGAGTTTACTGACAATGATGCAGATATTGCATATAATTCAGTAAAATATGCCGAACAAACTTTAATGGCAGGTTTTACAACAGTAAGAGATTTAGGAGGAAGTGGGGTTAATGTTTCATTACGTAATGCAGTAAATTCGGGTAAGATAGTTGGTCCAAGAATTTTAACCGCAGAAAAGTCGTTGGCAACAACTGGTGGACATGCAGATCCAACAAATGGGTATAGAAAAGATTTTTTGGGTGATCCAGGACCAAAAGAAGGAGTTGTAAACAGTGTAGAAGATGCTAAAAAGGCAGTGCGACAACGTTATAAAAATGGGGCGGATTTAATTAAAATTACCGCAACAGGAGGTGTTTTAAGTGTTGCTAAAAGTGGTCAAAACCCACAATTTACAGTTGAAGAGATAAAGGCTATAACTGAAACTGCAAATGATTATGGAATGCATGTTGCTGCTCATGCACATGGCGATGAAGGTATGAGAAGGGCCATTTTGGGTGGTGTAAAAACAATTGAGCATGGTACTTTAATGAGTGATGAAACAATGGAGTTGATGAAAAAATACGATGTGTACTATGTACCTACAATTACTGCAGGTAAGGAAGTTAGTGACAAGGCAAAGATTAATGGATTTTATCCTGAAATTATTGTTCCAAAGGCATTAGAAATTGGACCGAAAATTCAAACAACTTTTGGAAAAGCATATAAGAAAGGAGTAGGAATTGCCTTTGGTACAGATGCTGGAGTATTTGAACATGGTAAAAATGGTAAGGAATTTGGTTATATGGTTGAGGTAGGGATGCCTGCAATTGAAACAATAAAATCAGCAACTACAACAAACGCTATGATTTTGAAAATGTCAAATGAAATTGGAATTATTGAAATTGGAAAATTAGCAGATATTATTGCTGTTGATGATAATCCAACTGAAAATATTCACACGATGGAAAATGTAATTTTTGTTATGAAAGATGGAAAAGTGTACAAACAATAA
- a CDS encoding SprT-like domain-containing protein codes for MKIILQKYIPEASLNLVINLLDTYPHKLKIVNQRQTKHGDFRLTKGGKYQITVNNNLNQYQFLLTLIHEIAHLATHMNYKRVQPHGKEWKKTFQHLMLPFLNPEIFPIEVLPHLAKYLKNPKASTDSDVNLALALKQYSEKSDKSFIFEIPLGENFIFKNRIFRKGNKRRTRYECLEINTKKLYLFNQNAEVDLAENK; via the coding sequence ATGAAAATTATTCTTCAAAAATATATACCTGAAGCCTCTCTAAATTTGGTTATTAATTTACTTGATACTTATCCCCATAAATTAAAAATTGTCAATCAACGACAAACAAAACACGGTGATTTTAGGTTAACAAAAGGTGGTAAATACCAGATTACAGTCAACAATAATTTAAACCAATATCAGTTTTTACTTACATTAATTCATGAAATTGCTCATTTGGCTACACATATGAACTATAAACGTGTTCAACCACATGGTAAAGAGTGGAAAAAAACATTTCAACACTTAATGCTTCCATTTTTAAATCCAGAAATATTTCCTATTGAAGTACTACCTCATTTAGCTAAATATTTAAAAAACCCTAAAGCGAGTACAGATTCCGATGTTAATTTAGCATTAGCATTAAAACAATATAGTGAAAAGTCAGATAAGAGTTTTATATTTGAAATTCCTTTAGGCGAAAATTTTATTTTTAAAAATCGTATCTTCCGAAAAGGAAATAAAAGAAGAACAAGATATGAATGTCTCGAAATAAATACTAAAAAGTTGTATTTATTTAACCAAAATGCAGAAGTTGATTTAGCAGAAAACAAATAA
- a CDS encoding mannose-1-phosphate guanylyltransferase has translation MNENYYAVIMAGGVGSRFWPMSTKDYPKQFHDMLGTGESLIQKTFKRFERLIPTENILISTNKNYEKLVRSQLENTTKKQLLLEPSMRNTSPCILYAALKIYAQNPDAVMIIAPSDHWIDDVPNFIENIETAFEYCQQNDVLMTLGIEPNSPNTGYGYIQFENAQNEIKKVKKFTEKPNLETAKEFINSGDYLWNAGIFIWSVKSIIKSFQKSLPEMYDLFSKGNNVYNSEFEDDFIETNYSKSQDISIDFGILEKAQNVCVLPVDFGWNDLGTWGSLYEKLPKDNQNNATVGGEVIFRDSTNNIIRTQKNKKVVIQGLENFIVVENEDVLLICPKTEEQEIKEITKQVKKDFGDTFV, from the coding sequence ATGAATGAAAATTATTATGCAGTAATAATGGCTGGTGGAGTTGGCTCAAGGTTCTGGCCAATGAGCACTAAGGATTACCCAAAACAATTTCATGATATGCTGGGTACTGGTGAATCATTAATTCAAAAAACTTTTAAAAGATTTGAGCGTTTAATTCCGACCGAAAACATATTAATTTCCACCAATAAAAACTATGAAAAATTAGTTCGTAGTCAACTTGAAAACACTACTAAAAAACAACTTCTTCTTGAACCAAGTATGAGAAACACATCACCGTGTATTTTATATGCTGCTTTAAAAATATATGCTCAAAATCCTGACGCTGTAATGATTATTGCTCCTAGTGATCATTGGATTGATGATGTTCCAAATTTTATTGAAAATATTGAAACCGCATTTGAGTACTGTCAACAAAATGATGTACTAATGACTTTAGGAATTGAACCCAATTCACCTAATACTGGTTATGGATACATTCAATTTGAAAATGCTCAAAATGAAATCAAAAAAGTGAAAAAATTTACTGAAAAACCAAATTTAGAAACTGCTAAAGAGTTTATTAATAGTGGCGACTATTTGTGGAATGCTGGAATTTTTATATGGAGTGTCAAAAGTATAATCAAATCGTTTCAAAAAAGTCTACCTGAAATGTATGACCTTTTTAGTAAAGGAAATAATGTTTATAACTCTGAATTTGAAGATGATTTTATTGAAACAAATTATTCTAAATCACAAGATATATCTATAGATTTTGGCATTCTTGAAAAGGCTCAAAACGTATGTGTTCTACCTGTAGATTTTGGATGGAATGATTTAGGCACATGGGGATCACTATACGAAAAACTACCAAAAGATAATCAAAATAATGCCACTGTAGGTGGAGAAGTTATATTTAGAGATTCGACAAACAATATAATCAGAACTCAAAAAAATAAAAAAGTTGTAATTCAAGGTTTGGAAAATTTTATTGTAGTTGAAAATGAAGATGTTTTATTAATTTGCCCCAAAACTGAAGAACAAGAAATAAAAGAAATTACAAAACAAGTTAAAAAAGATTTTGGTGACACATTTGTATAA
- a CDS encoding HAD family hydrolase: MKKYKCVIFDCDGVLVDSEPLANGMLVEMANELGANIDLDFAYKNFKGNSFQSCQKIIKSIAKVPLEENFETEYRRRSFEVFSKFIKPIQGVESVLKSLTIPYCVASSGPQDKIKLNLQKTGLLPYFENNIFSCYDVQRWKPEPHVFLHAASTMGFTVEDCVIIEDTPIGVKAAKSGGFDVFGFADEYTHELFEKETTKVFTHMNELKGILNQSF; encoded by the coding sequence ATGAAAAAATATAAATGCGTAATTTTTGATTGCGACGGAGTTTTAGTCGATAGTGAACCATTAGCCAACGGAATGTTGGTTGAAATGGCAAATGAATTAGGAGCGAATATTGATTTAGATTTTGCCTATAAAAATTTTAAAGGGAACTCATTTCAAAGTTGTCAAAAAATTATTAAATCAATCGCTAAAGTTCCACTTGAAGAAAATTTTGAAACTGAATATAGAAGACGCTCTTTTGAAGTTTTTTCAAAATTCATAAAACCAATACAAGGAGTTGAATCAGTTTTGAAATCATTGACTATACCTTATTGCGTTGCATCAAGTGGGCCACAAGATAAAATTAAATTAAATCTCCAAAAAACAGGTTTGTTACCTTATTTTGAAAACAATATTTTTAGTTGCTATGATGTACAACGTTGGAAACCAGAACCACATGTTTTCTTGCATGCAGCATCAACTATGGGGTTTACAGTAGAGGATTGCGTAATAATTGAAGACACTCCTATTGGGGTAAAAGCTGCAAAAAGTGGAGGATTTGATGTTTTTGGTTTTGCCGATGAATATACACATGAACTATTTGAAAAAGAAACTACTAAAGTTTTTACTCATATGAATGAGTTAAAAGGAATACTTAATCAGTCATTTTAA